One window of Candidatus Caldatribacterium sp. genomic DNA carries:
- a CDS encoding HAMP domain-containing protein, whose product SGIAKVKEIINQVAQGELRVDTRPVEEVASGSDEVAVLARSFLTMLGNLKELVTEILNSSSSLASSSEEIASSIDEISKATQEITKTISQVAEGSTRQSEELQKIGEEAARIGKESEKIAQATQRNLELLALVQENLTKNREALETIRQATESTKKESTTTRGEAQKGKQALQRLIENVSSIARVSERVAESIHILEERSQEIGKIVDLITGIAEQTNLLALNAAIEAARAGEAGRGFAVVAEEVRKLAEESAKAAEQIGALIAEIQKDTRQAVENMEQARREVEAGNKESENVVANFNEILSAIERLEGNIEKLVKSLEEALLLQEKTRQSAEEVIAFSRDNATLIARTTQGVQNITENISSIAAVAEENAASSEEVSASTEEQNASLEEVNSAVQALAQMAQHLQKLVGQFRV is encoded by the coding sequence TTGACTATGCTTGGAAACCTCAAGGAGCTTGTGACTGAGATACTCAATTCCTCCTCTTCCCTGGCCTCCTCAAGTGAAGAAATAGCTTCCTCCATCGACGAAATCTCGAAAGCCACCCAGGAAATCACCAAGACCATCTCTCAGGTTGCAGAAGGCTCCACCCGCCAGAGTGAGGAGCTCCAGAAGATAGGTGAGGAGGCTGCACGGATAGGGAAAGAGAGCGAGAAAATCGCCCAGGCCACCCAGAGGAATCTGGAACTCCTTGCCCTTGTGCAGGAGAACCTCACGAAGAACCGGGAGGCTCTCGAGACAATACGACAAGCCACGGAAAGCACGAAGAAAGAGAGCACAACCACCCGTGGTGAAGCTCAAAAAGGCAAGCAGGCCCTGCAGCGGCTCATCGAGAACGTCTCTTCCATAGCCCGGGTGAGCGAGAGGGTAGCGGAGAGCATTCATATCCTCGAAGAACGTTCTCAGGAAATCGGAAAAATTGTGGACCTCATCACCGGTATCGCGGAACAGACTAACCTCCTCGCTCTCAATGCGGCAATTGAAGCGGCACGAGCGGGAGAGGCAGGACGGGGCTTCGCCGTTGTAGCGGAAGAAGTGCGCAAACTCGCCGAGGAATCTGCAAAGGCAGCAGAACAGATCGGCGCCCTCATTGCGGAGATTCAGAAAGATACCCGGCAGGCAGTCGAGAACATGGAACAGGCACGGAGGGAAGTCGAGGCAGGGAACAAAGAGAGCGAGAACGTGGTTGCAAACTTCAACGAAATCCTTTCGGCCATTGAACGACTTGAAGGAAACATCGAGAAACTTGTCAAGTCTCTGGAGGAAGCCCTTCTGCTCCAGGAAAAGACTCGTCAGAGCGCCGAAGAGGTCATTGCCTTCTCAAGGGACAACGCCACCCTCATTGCCCGGACCACACAAGGGGTACAGAACATCACCGAGAACATCTCTTCCATTGCTGCTGTGGCCGAAGAGAACGCCGCCTCAAGCGAAGAAGTCTCTGCTTCCACGGAAGAACAGAATGCCTCGCTCGAAGAGGTCAACTCCGCCGTACAGGCCCTGGCACAGATGGCCCAGCACCTGCAGAAGCTCGTGGGGCAGTTCAGAGTGTGA